Proteins encoded by one window of Puntigrus tetrazona isolate hp1 chromosome 25, ASM1883169v1, whole genome shotgun sequence:
- the LOC122330641 gene encoding von Willebrand factor A domain-containing protein 5A-like has translation MEICGLVTERNEPVPLKSISVEVLVQDHVSTVSSTLQYVNEEERPLEALFVFPLPADAAVCHFSAKIGEKEIVAEVQDRESARDQYDDAVSSGQQAFLLEESAESPDVFRLSVGCLSAGQNAAVTIIYVTELSVQDDHSLRFCLPAVLNPRYSPAGSAAGIVSEISSGAVPYTLTLGVHVSSPKPISKLESNCTLGPLVFLRSDHTQATVNLSPGHMFDKDFELFVYYHDTHQPSAVVEAGVTTAPPGSLMRDPVVMISLYPEFPEEVMKSLATRGEFVFVIDRSGSMDCVMHEGEGAQMRIESAKDTLLLLLKSLPMGCYFNIYGFGSDFESFFPKSVEYNQDTVDQALKRVKEMQADMGGTEILQPLKHIYSQPCYPDHPRQLFIFTDGEVSNTKEVLDLVKSHAHSHRCFSFGIGEGASAALITGMAREGSGHAQFITDSDRMQPKVMQSLRFALQPAVLNISVDWTLPDGVTVDTLSPPFSVLFQGQRALIYAQLKGESSGVSEGTVTVKYSLKDQPVTNQLHFRLKPTEETGLSIHRLAARTLIRSLEQEERSGPADAEGIRSRMVELSVQSGVSSVHTAFIAVNKDSRQTVKGPLLQRRVPTYDALMQAQCCKTTII, from the exons ATGGAGATCTGCGGTCTTGTGACTGAGAGAAATGAACCAG TGCCTCTGAAGAGCATCTCGGTGGAGGTTCTGGTTCAGGATCATGTCTCCACAGTCTCCTCCACTCTGCAGTATGTGAATGAGGAAGAGCGCCCCCTGGAGGCCTTGTTCGTCTTCCCTCTGCCTGCTGATGCTGCTGTCTGCCACTTCAGTGCCAAGATCGGAGAGAAGGAGATTGTGGCAGAGGTGCAGGACAGAGAAAGC GCCAGGGATCAGTATGATGACGCTGTGAGTTCGGGTCAGCAGGCGTTTCTGTTGGAAGAGAGCGCAGAGAGTCCTGATGTGTTCAGACTGAGTGTCGGGTGTCTGTCTGCGGGTCAGAACGCTGCCGTCACCATCATCTACGTCACCGAGCTCTCTGTGCAGGACGACCACTCGCTGCGCTTCTGTCTGCCGGCTGTACTCAACCCCCGATACAGTCCAGCAG gTTCAGCTGCTGGTATAGTCTCTGAGATTTCATCGGGAGCTGTTCCCTACACGCTGACTCTCGGTGTTCATGTGAGCTCTCCAAAGCCCATCTCCAAACTAGAGTCCAACTGCACTCTGGGTCCTCTGGTGTTCCTCCGCTCTGATCACACTCAGGCTACG gtgaACCTGAGTCCTGGTCACATGTTTGATAAGGACTTTGAGCTGTTTGTGTACTATCATGATACCCATCAGCCCTCTGCTGTAGTGGAGGCAGGAGTGACCACTGCCCCGCCAG gttCTCTGATGAGGGACCCAGTGGTCATGATAAGTTTGTACCCAGAGTTCCCAGAGGAAGTGATGAAATCACTGGCAACTCGAGGcgagtttgtttttgtgattgaCAGATCAGGCAGTATGGACTGTGTGATGCATGAAGGGGAAGGAGCACAGATGCGCATTGAAAGTGCAAAG GACACTCTGCTGTTACTCTTGAAGAGTCTGCCCATGGGATGCTACTTCAATATCTACGGATTTGGCTCTGATTTTGAGTCCTTCTTCCC TAAAAGTGTTGAGTACAATCAGGACACAGTTGATCAGGCTCTGAAGAGAGTGAAGGAAATGCAAGCAGACATGGGCGGCACAGAGATATTACAGCCTCTAAAACACATCTACAGTCAGCCCTGTTACCCTGATCACCCCAGACAG ctgttCATCTTCACTGATGGAGAGGTGTCTAACACTAAAGAGGTTCTGGACCTGGTGAAAAGTCACGCTCACTCTCACAG GTGTTTCTCATTCGGGATTGGTGAGGGTGCGAGTGCCGCCCTCATCACAGGAATGGCCAGGGAAGGATCTGGTCACGCTCAGTTCATCACAGACAGCGACCGCATGCAGCCCAAA GTGATGCAGTCTCTCAGGTTTGCTCTGCAGCCCGCTGTGCTTAATATCTCTGTGGATTGGACGCTTCCAGACGGTGTTACTGTTGACACGCTGTCTCCACCCTTCAGTGTGCTCTTCCAGGGTCAAAGGGCACTCATTTATGCCCAACTTAAAGGAGAG AGTTCAGGAGTCTCTGAGGGAACAGTGACAGTCAAATACAGTCTTAAAGATCAACCGGTAACAAACCAGCTCCACTTCCGCCTCAAACCAACTGAAGAAACAgg GTTGTCCATTCACCGGCTGGCGGCTCGGACCCTGATCCGTTctctggagcaggaggagaggTCCGGTCCTGCAGATGCTGAGGGCATCAGGAGCAGGATGGTGGAGCTCAGTGTTCAGTCAGGAGTGAGCAGTGTTCATACAGCCTTCATTGCTGTGAATAAAGACAGCAGACAGACTGTGAAAGGACCCCTGCTGCAGAGAAGAGTGCCGACATACG atgcCCTGATGCAAGCACAATGTTGTAAGACAACGATTATTTAG
- the LOC122330631 gene encoding von Willebrand factor A domain-containing protein 5A-like, whose product MEVCGLVTEKNEPVPLKSISVEVLVQDHVSTVSSTLQYVNEEERPLEALFVFPLPADAAVCHFSAKIGEKEIVAEVQDRESARDQYDDAVSSGQQAFLLEESAESPDVFRLSVGCLSAGQNAAVTIIYVTELSVQDDHSLRFCLPAVLNPRYSPAGSAAGIVSEISSGAVPYTLTLGVHVSSPKPISKLESNCTLGPLVFLRSDHTQATVNLSPGHMFDKDFELFVYYQDTHQPSAVVEAGVTTAPPGSLMRDTVVMISLYPEFPEEVMKSLATRGEFVFVIDRSGSMDCVMHHGEGAQMRIESAKDTLLLLLKSLPMGCYFNIYGFGSDFESFFPKSVEYNQDTVDQALKRVKEMQADMGGTEILQPLNHIYSQPCYPDHPRQLFIFTDGEVSNTKEVLDLVKSHAHSHRCFSFGIGEGASAALITGMAREGSGHAQFITDSDRMQPKVMQSLRFALQPAVLNISVDWTLPDGVTVDTLSPPFSVLFQGQRALIYAQLKGESSGVSEGTVTVKYSLKDQPVTNQLHFRLKPTEETGLSIHRLAARTLIRSLEQEERSGPADAEGIRSRMVELSVQSGVSSVHTAFIAVNKDSRQTVKGPLLQRRVPTNGLSFVIAHMDANYDRITVHGSKLSALCVDEQSFHASKMQGVISFPERTFVKMSSWVPEGIKNFFHRGSATTTPSSYQTDSENKNRHAPEPPKDALLQLVSLQKASGCWDLDEALADVFGKTEDELTDQKPAQVDGSVWVTLLALIWLYGCKIEQQVEWQFVAMKAASWIGSQKVGDLSQCVCAGNVLLGCQVTKETLGI is encoded by the exons ATGGAGGTCTGCGGTCTAGTGACTGAGAAAAATGAGCCAG TGCCTCTGAAGAGCATCTCGGTGGAGGTTCTGGTTCAGGATCATGTCTCCACAGTCTCCTCCACTCTGCAGTATGTGAATGAGGAAGAGCGCCCCCTGGAGGCCTTGTTCGTCTTCCCTCTGCCTGCTGATGCTGCTGTCTGCCACTTCAGTGCCAAGATCGGAGAGAAGGAGATTGTGGCAGAGGTGCAGGACAGAGAAAGC GCCAGGGATCAGTATGATGACGCTGTGAGTTCGGGTCAGCAGGCGTTTCTGTTGGAAGAGAGCGCAGAGAGTCCTGATGTGTTCAGACTGAGTGTCGGGTGTCTGTCTGCGGGTCAGAACGCTGCCGTCACCATCATCTACGTCACCGAGCTCTCTGTGCAGGACGACCACTCGCTGCGCTTCTGTCTGCCGGCTGTACTCAACCCCCGATACAGTCCAGCAG gTTCAGCTGCTGGTATAGTCTCAGAGATTTCATCGGGAGCTGTTCCCTACACGCTGACTCTCGGTGTTCATGTGAGCTCTCCAAAGCCCATCTCCAAACTAGAGTCCAACTGCACTCTGGGTCCTCTGGTGTTCCTCCGCTCTGATCACACTCAGGCTACG gtgaACCTGAGTCCTGGTCACATGTTTGATAAGGACTTTGAGCTGTTTGTGTACTATCAGGATACCCATCAGCCCTCTGCTGTAGTGGAGGCAGGAGTGACCACTGCCCCGCCAG GTTCTCTGATGAGGGACACAGTGGTCATGATAAGTTTGTACCCAGAGTTCCCAGAGGAAGTGATGAAATCACTGGCAACTCGAGGcgagtttgtttttgtgattgaCAGATCAGGCAGTATGGACTGTGTGATGCATCATGGGGAAGGAGCACAGATGCGCATTGAAAGTGCAAAG GACACTCTGCTGTTACTCTTGAAGAGTCTGCCCATGGGATGCTACTTCAATATCTACGGATTTGGCTCTGATTTTGAGTCCTTCTTCCC TAAAAGTGTTGAGTACAATCAGGACACAGTTGATCAGGCTCTGAAGAGAGTGAAGGAAATGCAAGCAGACATGGGCGGCACAGAGATATTACAGCCTCTAAATCACATCTACAGTCAGCCCTGTTACCCCGATCACCCCAGACAG ctgttCATCTTCACTGATGGAGAGGTGTCTAACACTAAAGAGGTTCTGGACCTGGTGAAAAGTCACGCTCACTCTCACAG GTGTTTCTCATTCGGGATTGGTGAGGGTGCGAGTGCCGCCCTCATCACAGGAATGGCCAGGGAGGGATCTGGTCACGCTCAGTTCATCACAGACAGCGACCGCATGCAGCCCAAA GTGATGCAGTCTCTCAGGTTTGCTCTGCAGCCCGCTGTGCTTAATATCTCTGTGGATTGGACGCTTCCAGACGGTGTTACTGTTGACACGCTGTCTCCACCCTTCAGTGTGCTCTTCCAGGGTCAAAGGGCACTCATTTATGCCCAACTTAAAGGAGAG AGTTCAGGAGTCTCTGAGGGAACAGTGACAGTCAAATACAGTCTTAAAGATCAACCGGTAACAAACCAGCTCCACTTCCGCCTCAAACCAACTGAAGAAACAgg GTTGTCCATTCACCGGCTGGCGGCTCGGACCCTGATCCGTTctctggagcaggaggagaggTCCGGTCCTGCAGATGCTGAGGGCATCAGGAGCAGGATGGTGGAGCTCAGTGTTCAGTCAGGAGTGAGCAGTGTTCATACAGCCTTCATTGCTGTGAATAAAGACAGCAGACAGACTGTGAAAGGACCCCTGCTGCAGAGAAGAGTGCCGACAAATG GTTTGTCTTTTGTTATTGCCCATATGGATGCAAATTATG aCCGCATAACAGTCCACGGGTCAAAATTATCTGCAC TTTGTGTAGATGAACAGTCATTTCATGCTTCAAAGATGCAGGGTGTGATATCGTTCCCTGAGCGGACGTTTGTAAAAATGTCCAGTTGGGTACCAGAAG GGATCAAGAACTTTTTCCACCGTGGATCTGCGACTACGACTCCCTCGTCTTATCAGACAGACTCTGAAAACAAGAATAGACATG CTCCTGAGCCCCCGAAGGACGCTCTTCTTCAGCTGGTTTCTCTCCAGAAGGCGTCCGGCTGCTGGGATCTGGACGAAGCACTGGCTGATGTGTTTGGGAAGACGGAGGATGAGCTGACCGATCAGAAACCAGCACAG GTGGATGGGTCAGTATGGGTCACTCTCCTGGCTCTGATCTGGTTATACGGCTGTAAAATAGAGCAGCAGGTGGAGTGGCAGTTTGTGGCCATGAAGGCAGCGTCATGGATCGGCTCTCAGAAAG tgggagatctgtctcagtgtgtgtgtgcggggaATGTCCTGCTCGGATGTCAGGTGACCAAAGAGACTCTGGGAATCTGA